The proteins below come from a single Beutenbergia cavernae DSM 12333 genomic window:
- a CDS encoding DUF3152 domain-containing protein, giving the protein MRLRGWHGAVVLAVAVATAIALIAVGRHPGDPLPREAAPVATPSASPAPTVRVEPEPEPSPTPSPDPAAAADARAGVLGTDVAAAGDGTFVVADGEQPAPGAGRAVLVRVEVESGLPVDVDAFASFVMATLNDERGWPAVDDVSFARTTGEAEIRVVLATGATVDALCAPLPTVGVYSCGRNGHAALNAERFVLGTSPFVDAGGTVEGYREYLVNHEVGHLLGHQHEACPAPGAVAPVMVQQSIDVGGCVPNGWPAAG; this is encoded by the coding sequence ATGCGACTGCGCGGGTGGCACGGCGCCGTCGTGCTCGCCGTGGCGGTGGCGACGGCGATCGCCCTCATCGCCGTCGGCCGGCACCCCGGTGATCCGCTGCCGCGGGAGGCGGCGCCCGTCGCCACGCCGAGCGCGAGTCCCGCCCCCACCGTCCGCGTGGAGCCGGAGCCCGAGCCCAGCCCCACGCCGTCGCCGGATCCCGCCGCGGCGGCCGACGCCCGGGCCGGGGTGCTCGGCACGGACGTCGCGGCCGCCGGCGACGGCACGTTCGTCGTCGCCGACGGCGAGCAGCCGGCGCCCGGCGCCGGGCGGGCCGTCCTCGTGCGGGTCGAGGTCGAGTCGGGGCTGCCCGTGGACGTCGACGCGTTCGCGTCCTTCGTCATGGCGACGCTCAACGACGAGCGCGGCTGGCCCGCCGTCGACGACGTCTCGTTCGCCCGCACGACAGGTGAGGCCGAGATCCGCGTGGTGCTCGCGACGGGGGCGACCGTCGACGCGCTGTGCGCCCCGTTGCCGACGGTCGGCGTGTACTCCTGCGGGCGCAACGGGCACGCCGCTCTGAACGCGGAACGGTTCGTGCTCGGCACGTCGCCGTTCGTCGATGCGGGTGGCACGGTGGAGGGCTACCGCGAGTACCTCGTCAACCACGAGGTGGGTCACCTGCTCGGCCACCAGCACGAGGCGTGCCCGGCGCCGGGGGCCGTGGCACCGGTGATGGTGCAGCAGTCCATCGACGTCGGCGGTTGCGTTCCGAACGGCTGGCCGGCAGCCGGGTGA
- a CDS encoding DUF3107 domain-containing protein — MEITIGVRNVARELTFETAGAADEVVATVTAALEKAKGAGGGVLDLEDNRGRRIIVPLDALGYVEIGSDEPRRVGFGTI; from the coding sequence GTGGAGATCACGATCGGCGTCCGGAACGTGGCGCGGGAGCTCACCTTCGAGACGGCCGGAGCGGCCGACGAGGTGGTCGCGACGGTGACCGCCGCGCTCGAGAAGGCGAAGGGTGCGGGCGGCGGCGTGCTCGACCTCGAGGACAACCGCGGACGCCGGATCATCGTCCCCCTCGACGCGCTCGGCTACGTCGAGATCGGGTCCGACGAGCCGCGTCGCGTCGGGTTCGGCACCATCTGA
- a CDS encoding ferritin-like fold-containing protein, with amino-acid sequence MTDAAAIADESSSAVPSLDDAEYRAAVLDVLGLLASGELASFARLAEDAPHAPDLVDRLTISRMAAGELAHIDALESYVSSLGGDLPALMERYRDVLSDFDARTVPRDWWERLIKTYIGYSLVLDFQREVAGHLDPATRAVVDEVLADSGHGDYVVGALGPVIAAEPQIGARLALWGRRIVGEGLGVASQVLAQHPDLVKLAGQALAGGPGAMLNRLSGEHARRMGRLGLTA; translated from the coding sequence ATGACCGATGCCGCGGCGATCGCCGACGAGTCCTCCAGTGCCGTGCCGTCGCTGGACGACGCCGAGTACCGCGCCGCCGTCCTCGACGTGCTCGGACTGCTCGCCTCCGGGGAGCTGGCGTCGTTCGCGCGCCTCGCGGAGGACGCCCCGCACGCACCGGACCTGGTGGACCGCCTCACGATCTCGCGCATGGCGGCCGGGGAGCTCGCGCACATCGACGCGCTCGAGTCCTACGTGTCCTCGCTCGGGGGCGACCTGCCGGCGCTCATGGAGCGCTACCGGGACGTGCTGAGCGACTTCGACGCGCGGACGGTCCCCCGGGACTGGTGGGAGCGCCTGATCAAGACGTACATCGGGTACAGCCTCGTGCTCGACTTCCAGCGCGAGGTCGCCGGCCACCTCGACCCGGCCACGCGGGCCGTCGTCGACGAGGTGCTCGCCGACAGCGGGCACGGCGACTACGTGGTCGGGGCGCTGGGGCCGGTCATCGCCGCCGAACCGCAGATCGGCGCACGCCTCGCGCTGTGGGGGCGGCGCATCGTGGGCGAGGGTCTGGGCGTCGCCTCCCAGGTCCTGGCGCAGCACCCGGACCTCGTGAAGCTCGCCGGCCAGGCGCTCGCGGGCGGCCCCGGGGCGATGCTCAACCGGCTCTCCGGCGAGCACGCCCGGCGGATGGGGAGGCTCGGGCTGACCGCCTGA
- a CDS encoding UrvD/REP family ATP-dependent DNA helicase gives MTTSAFAPPLSFGEQADGVTLDASQRAVVDAAIWGGKHVVLGAPGSGRTTTAVAAFAELAAAGGAEDLLLLVPTRRQAARVREAVATAVRHTVGRVLVRTPASLAFSVLRSRATLLGEPAPALLVGADQDRILAELLAGHAEGEGRPVPWPPSVPREALALRAFRGELRDVLMRAAEAGWDGEELARQGRRRRRPEWVACAAVLAEYTEITQLSSVTPDRGAQYDVATIVDEAARALATWEADLPGHEPPRWRTVIHDDYQDATLATARLLGTLAGHGSSLLLLGDPDTSVQTFRGAVPSLVARAGAAGSDVGAFGATVHTLRTVWRGTPALRSLVASLSDHLPALGGHERRRAAVAPAATGVPDGREEPGAWDPGRMRGDVDPLGSDAVEVAVVRSAGEEARLVARRLREVRLRDGVEWSRMAVVVRRTAQVAPLRRGLRAAGVPVATASAEVPLRDEPAVRPLLRALAMLDAGTCTPEEASWLLCSPLGGLDAVALRVLRRELRREEIAGGGERASDELLVELLDDPSRAATLPPRLRRACARLARTLARGAAAAAEPGASVETLLWALWDASGLASDWRERALGSGPTAERADADLDAVIALFRAAEQFADRTPGARAPDFLTYLETQEFASDTLAARGRRAESVPVLTASAAAGQEWDVVVVAGVQEDVWPDLRLRDSLLGAQAVAEVAAGRDAASAGPAQARRAVLHDELRMFVSALSRARRRLLLTAVQDGETRPSEFLRLASAGPAPRADDEPDHRLVRVPPALDLRGLVGVLRAETLRGRAADPWAVRLLASLAAAEVPFAHPDAWAGLAPTSTPQQLWADDDVVPVSPSSLEYLQACALRWLLTTAGGRSGSALPQEVGTLVHEIAADLPHGGAAELLAELDRRWPALGLPEGWAARRTRAGAEEMVRLLADYLAGVPGHVDVEVPVDVVVDRARIRGRVDRVEHTQDGVRIADLKTGATAVTAQEAEHHPQLGAYQAAARAGAFDGAAADGARLVYVGAGGRSAKHRQQAAPPPGDEDWTRAMLAEATDAMSASTFLAQANPSCERCPVRASCPVWPGGGRVVEP, from the coding sequence GTGACGACCTCCGCCTTCGCGCCGCCGCTGTCCTTCGGCGAGCAAGCGGACGGGGTGACGCTCGACGCGAGCCAGCGCGCCGTCGTCGATGCTGCGATCTGGGGTGGGAAGCACGTGGTGCTCGGCGCTCCGGGGTCCGGGCGGACGACGACGGCGGTCGCCGCGTTCGCGGAGCTGGCCGCCGCCGGCGGGGCGGAGGATCTCCTGCTGCTCGTGCCGACCCGTCGGCAGGCCGCGCGGGTGCGCGAGGCTGTGGCGACGGCGGTGCGCCACACCGTCGGGCGCGTGCTCGTGCGCACTCCCGCCTCGCTCGCGTTCTCGGTGCTGCGCTCGCGGGCGACGCTGCTCGGCGAGCCGGCGCCCGCGCTGCTGGTGGGCGCTGACCAGGACCGAATCCTCGCGGAGCTCCTCGCCGGGCACGCCGAGGGCGAGGGCCGGCCGGTGCCGTGGCCGCCGTCCGTGCCCCGCGAGGCGCTCGCGCTGCGCGCGTTCCGCGGTGAGCTGCGGGACGTGCTGATGCGGGCCGCGGAGGCGGGCTGGGACGGTGAGGAGCTCGCGAGGCAGGGGAGACGACGCCGCCGGCCCGAGTGGGTGGCGTGCGCGGCGGTGCTCGCGGAGTACACCGAGATCACGCAGCTCTCGTCGGTGACGCCGGATCGCGGGGCGCAGTACGACGTCGCGACGATCGTCGACGAGGCAGCCCGGGCGCTCGCCACCTGGGAGGCCGATCTGCCGGGTCACGAGCCGCCGCGGTGGCGCACCGTGATCCACGACGACTACCAGGACGCCACGCTTGCCACGGCGCGCCTGCTGGGCACGCTCGCCGGGCACGGCTCCTCCCTGCTGCTGCTGGGCGACCCGGACACGTCCGTCCAGACGTTCCGCGGGGCTGTGCCGTCCCTGGTGGCCCGGGCGGGAGCCGCCGGCTCCGATGTCGGCGCGTTCGGTGCCACCGTGCACACGCTCCGCACGGTCTGGCGCGGCACGCCGGCGCTGCGTTCGCTCGTCGCGTCGCTCAGCGATCACCTGCCGGCCCTCGGCGGTCACGAGCGCCGGCGCGCGGCCGTCGCTCCGGCGGCCACCGGCGTCCCCGACGGGCGCGAGGAGCCCGGCGCGTGGGATCCGGGCCGGATGCGAGGCGACGTCGACCCGCTCGGGAGCGACGCCGTCGAGGTCGCGGTCGTCCGCAGCGCGGGCGAGGAGGCCCGCTTGGTGGCGCGCCGCCTGCGCGAGGTTCGCCTGCGCGACGGCGTCGAGTGGTCCCGGATGGCCGTCGTGGTGCGCCGCACCGCGCAGGTGGCACCGCTGCGCCGCGGTCTGCGCGCGGCAGGAGTGCCCGTGGCGACGGCGTCCGCCGAGGTTCCGCTGCGCGACGAGCCGGCCGTGCGGCCGCTGCTGCGAGCGCTCGCGATGCTGGACGCCGGCACGTGCACGCCGGAGGAGGCGTCGTGGCTGCTGTGCTCGCCGCTCGGCGGGCTCGACGCCGTCGCGCTGCGCGTCCTGCGGCGTGAGCTGCGCCGCGAGGAGATCGCCGGCGGTGGGGAGCGGGCCAGCGACGAGCTCCTGGTCGAGCTGCTCGATGACCCGTCGCGGGCCGCGACGTTGCCGCCGCGGCTGCGGCGCGCGTGCGCGAGGCTGGCCCGGACGCTCGCCCGCGGCGCGGCGGCCGCGGCGGAGCCCGGCGCGAGCGTCGAGACCCTCCTGTGGGCCCTGTGGGACGCGTCCGGTCTGGCGTCGGACTGGCGCGAGCGTGCGCTGGGCAGCGGCCCGACGGCGGAGCGGGCGGACGCCGATCTCGACGCCGTCATCGCGCTGTTCCGGGCGGCCGAGCAGTTCGCCGACCGCACGCCCGGCGCCCGCGCGCCGGACTTCCTCACGTATCTCGAGACGCAGGAGTTCGCCTCCGACACGCTCGCCGCCCGTGGCCGGAGGGCGGAGTCCGTCCCCGTGCTCACGGCGTCGGCCGCGGCCGGGCAGGAGTGGGACGTCGTCGTCGTGGCGGGCGTGCAGGAGGACGTCTGGCCGGACCTGCGTCTGCGCGACTCGCTGCTCGGCGCGCAGGCGGTGGCGGAGGTCGCCGCCGGTCGCGACGCGGCGTCGGCGGGCCCCGCGCAGGCCCGTCGCGCGGTGCTGCACGACGAGCTCCGCATGTTCGTCTCGGCGCTCTCGCGGGCGCGGCGCCGGCTGCTGCTCACGGCTGTGCAGGACGGCGAGACGCGCCCGTCGGAGTTCCTGCGGCTCGCGTCCGCCGGCCCCGCGCCGCGCGCCGACGACGAGCCGGACCACCGCCTGGTCCGGGTCCCGCCCGCGCTCGACCTGCGCGGGCTCGTCGGCGTCCTGCGCGCGGAGACGCTCCGCGGGAGAGCGGCCGACCCGTGGGCGGTGCGTCTGCTCGCGTCGCTCGCGGCCGCGGAGGTGCCGTTCGCGCACCCCGACGCATGGGCGGGCCTCGCGCCGACCTCCACGCCCCAGCAGCTGTGGGCGGACGACGACGTGGTGCCCGTCTCGCCGTCGTCGCTCGAGTATCTGCAGGCGTGCGCGCTGCGGTGGCTCCTGACGACGGCGGGAGGGCGGTCCGGGTCGGCGTTGCCGCAGGAGGTGGGCACGCTCGTGCACGAGATCGCCGCCGACCTCCCGCACGGGGGCGCGGCGGAGCTGCTCGCGGAGCTCGACCGGCGCTGGCCCGCGCTCGGCCTGCCGGAGGGTTGGGCCGCGCGCCGCACCCGGGCCGGTGCCGAGGAGATGGTGCGGCTCCTCGCGGACTACCTCGCCGGCGTGCCCGGCCATGTGGACGTGGAGGTGCCCGTCGACGTCGTCGTCGACCGCGCCCGCATCCGCGGCCGTGTGGACCGCGTGGAGCACACCCAGGACGGCGTGCGGATCGCTGACCTCAAGACCGGCGCCACCGCCGTGACGGCGCAGGAGGCCGAGCACCATCCCCAGCTCGGCGCGTACCAGGCGGCGGCGCGTGCCGGCGCGTTCGACGGCGCCGCGGCCGACGGCGCGCGGCTCGTGTACGTCGGTGCGGGCGGACGCTCCGCCAAGCACCGGCAGCAGGCGGCCCCGCCGCCCGGCGACGAGGACTGGACCCGGGCGATGCTCGCGGAGGCGACGGACGCGATGTCCGCGTCGACGTTCCTCGCGCAGGCGAACCCGTCGTGCGAACGGTGTCCCGTGCGTGCGAGCTGCCCGGTATGGCCAGGCGGCGGGCGGGTGGTCGAGCCGTGA
- a CDS encoding DEAD/DEAH box helicase: MTDTTTAPVPSPTDDAGDVDAASLDAVVEETIEAAEVDAAPHATDERTFADFGVSDAIVTALRDVGIVHPFPIQSLTLPVALQAHDIIGQAKTGTGKTLGFGIPLLERVVGPGEDGWDAVEAPGAPQALVVVPTRELAVQVAGDLETAARHRKARVVQLYGGRAYEPQVAALGRGTEVVVGTPGRMIDLMRQRVLDLSHVRTVVLDEADEMLDLGFLPDVETLLAATPPQRHTMLFSATMPGAVVALARRFMSHPTHIRAHDPNDDGATLKAIRKVVYRAHALDKVEMLARLLQADGRGLTIVFTRTKRTAAKVADELVDRGFAAAAIHGDLGQGAREQALRAFRHGKVDVLVATDVAARGIDIDDVTHVVNYQCPEDEKTFLHRIGRTGRAGNTGTAVTFVDWDDIPRWALIDRALELGTPNPPETYSTSPHFYSDLGIPEGTKGRLPRGARTRAGLEAEELEDIGETGKHHGTPTARGGRDGERRGRDGERRGRDGDRHDRPAGGDGPRGEGGRRRRPRRTASEAPADGQARRSDERPAGEQPRPDGEQPRRRRRRRRGGAGDGTAPAAPADGGSPTP, encoded by the coding sequence ATGACCGACACCACCACGGCACCCGTGCCCTCCCCCACCGACGACGCCGGCGACGTCGACGCCGCGTCCCTGGACGCCGTCGTCGAGGAGACGATCGAGGCGGCGGAGGTCGACGCCGCCCCGCACGCCACCGACGAGCGCACGTTCGCCGACTTCGGCGTGTCCGACGCGATCGTGACGGCGCTGCGCGACGTCGGGATCGTCCACCCGTTCCCGATCCAGTCGCTGACCCTCCCGGTCGCGCTCCAGGCGCACGACATCATCGGCCAGGCCAAGACCGGCACGGGCAAGACGCTCGGCTTCGGCATCCCGCTGCTCGAGCGCGTGGTGGGGCCGGGCGAGGACGGCTGGGACGCCGTCGAGGCGCCCGGCGCTCCGCAGGCGCTCGTCGTCGTCCCCACGCGCGAGCTCGCTGTCCAGGTGGCCGGCGACCTCGAGACGGCGGCGCGGCACCGCAAGGCGCGCGTCGTCCAGCTGTACGGCGGCCGTGCCTACGAGCCGCAGGTCGCGGCGCTCGGACGCGGCACGGAGGTCGTGGTCGGCACGCCCGGCCGCATGATCGACCTGATGCGGCAGCGCGTGCTGGACCTCAGCCACGTCCGCACCGTCGTGCTCGACGAGGCCGACGAGATGCTCGACCTCGGGTTCCTGCCCGACGTCGAGACCCTCCTCGCCGCGACGCCGCCCCAGCGGCACACGATGCTCTTCTCCGCGACGATGCCCGGCGCCGTCGTCGCCCTCGCACGGCGCTTCATGTCGCACCCCACGCACATCCGCGCGCACGACCCGAACGACGACGGCGCGACCCTCAAGGCGATCCGCAAGGTCGTGTACCGGGCGCACGCCCTCGACAAGGTCGAGATGCTCGCCCGCCTGCTGCAGGCCGACGGGCGCGGGCTCACGATCGTGTTCACGCGCACGAAGCGGACGGCGGCGAAGGTCGCCGACGAGCTCGTCGACCGTGGGTTCGCCGCTGCCGCGATCCACGGCGACCTCGGCCAGGGTGCCCGTGAGCAGGCGCTGCGCGCCTTCCGCCACGGCAAGGTCGACGTCCTCGTCGCGACGGACGTCGCGGCCCGCGGTATCGACATCGACGACGTCACGCACGTCGTCAACTACCAGTGCCCCGAGGACGAGAAGACGTTCCTGCACCGGATCGGCCGTACGGGCCGCGCCGGCAACACGGGCACGGCCGTGACGTTCGTGGACTGGGACGACATCCCGCGCTGGGCGCTCATCGACCGCGCGCTCGAGCTCGGCACGCCGAACCCGCCGGAGACGTACTCGACGTCGCCGCACTTCTACTCCGACCTCGGCATCCCCGAGGGCACGAAGGGCCGGCTCCCGCGCGGCGCCCGCACCCGCGCCGGCCTCGAGGCCGAGGAGCTCGAGGACATCGGCGAGACCGGGAAGCACCACGGGACGCCGACGGCGCGCGGTGGCCGGGACGGCGAGCGGCGCGGCCGGGACGGCGAGCGGCGCGGCCGCGACGGCGACCGGCACGACCGGCCCGCCGGGGGCGACGGTCCGCGCGGCGAGGGTGGTCGACGACGGCGCCCGCGTCGCACCGCGTCCGAGGCGCCCGCCGACGGTCAGGCGCGTCGCTCCGACGAACGTCCCGCCGGCGAGCAGCCGCGGCCCGACGGCGAGCAGCCGCGGCGTCGTCGCCGTCGTCGTCGCGGTGGTGCCGGCGACGGCACGGCCCCGGCAGCACCGGCCGACGGCGGGTCCCCGACGCCCTGA
- a CDS encoding L-threonylcarbamoyladenylate synthase: MARYFDVHPKDPQPRAVAQIVAMLRADALIAYPTDSCYALGARVDNHDATERIRRIRQLDSRHEFTLVCADFAQLGRLVHLDNAAFRAIRAATPGPYTFVLPATPEVPRRVAQEKKRTVGVRIPDHPVVRAILRELDQPLLSSTLLLPDAEEPMTEGWQIKEQLDTVVDAVVDAGDCGVVPTTVVDYSSGAPEIMRVGAGDPSRFA; this comes from the coding sequence ATGGCCCGGTACTTCGACGTGCACCCGAAGGATCCTCAGCCGCGCGCTGTCGCACAGATCGTCGCGATGCTCCGCGCCGACGCGCTGATCGCGTACCCGACCGACTCCTGCTACGCCCTCGGGGCGCGCGTCGACAACCACGACGCCACCGAGCGGATCCGCAGGATCCGGCAGCTGGACTCCCGGCATGAGTTCACGCTCGTGTGCGCGGACTTCGCGCAGCTGGGCCGCCTCGTGCACCTGGACAACGCCGCGTTCCGCGCCATCCGCGCCGCCACCCCGGGGCCGTACACGTTCGTCCTGCCGGCCACGCCCGAGGTGCCCCGCCGGGTCGCGCAGGAGAAGAAGCGCACGGTCGGGGTGCGCATCCCCGACCACCCCGTGGTGCGGGCCATCCTGCGCGAGCTCGACCAGCCGCTGCTGTCGAGCACGCTGCTGCTCCCCGACGCCGAGGAGCCCATGACGGAGGGTTGGCAGATCAAGGAGCAGCTGGACACGGTCGTCGACGCGGTCGTGGACGCCGGCGACTGCGGCGTGGTGCCCACGACCGTCGTCGACTACTCGAGCGGTGCGCCGGAGATCATGCGCGTCGGCGCGGGGGACCCGAGCCGCTTCGCCTGA